A genomic segment from Pelotomaculum isophthalicicum JI encodes:
- a CDS encoding arsenate reductase ArsC, translated as MKKKVLFICTHNSARSQMAEGLLRHMFGEYYETYSAGTAPSRVSPQAIEVMREIDIDITKQRSKSIDEFYNAGIDCVVTVCDHAREACPVFPGAKESLHKGFEDPSISKGSEEEIVAAYRRVRDEIRNWIKDTFIQP; from the coding sequence ATGAAGAAAAAGGTACTGTTTATTTGTACTCACAACTCTGCCCGTTCACAAATGGCTGAGGGCCTGCTAAGACATATGTTTGGTGAATATTACGAAACATATAGCGCGGGTACCGCGCCGTCACGCGTCAGCCCTCAAGCCATCGAGGTCATGAGAGAGATAGATATTGATATAACAAAACAACGTTCTAAAAGTATTGATGAATTTTACAACGCGGGAATTGATTGTGTCGTCACGGTCTGTGATCATGCTAGAGAAGCCTGCCCGGTCTTCCCCGGGGCAAAAGAATCATTGCATAAAGGATTTGAAGATCCATCAATATCAAAAGGTTCTGAGGAAGAAATTGTCGCGGCTTACAGGCGGGTTAGGGACGAAATACGAAATTGGATCAAGGATACTTTTATCCAAC
- a CDS encoding ATP-binding cassette domain-containing protein has product MLEACFTQKLMNFTLDLKFRVANQILVLWGPSGSGKTTVLHCLAGLLRPSSGFLKLNGKILYSSEKKINIPAQYRNIGYLFQDYALFPHMTVRQNVLYGLKCRKRKQDSTSRNPLDLLDFFGVGHLVDRYTDRLSGGEKQRVALARALAVQPQLLLLDEPFSALDKRTRVHLRHELKSLHQQWRIPFVLVTHDEEEAEFLGDTILALESGWTGEDARLTAGWSWQE; this is encoded by the coding sequence ATGTTGGAGGCTTGTTTTACCCAAAAACTGATGAATTTTACCCTTGATTTAAAGTTTAGGGTTGCCAATCAGATCCTGGTGCTCTGGGGACCTTCCGGCTCAGGTAAAACAACGGTTCTGCATTGTTTGGCCGGCCTGTTGAGGCCTTCATCGGGTTTCTTGAAGTTAAATGGAAAAATTCTTTATTCATCTGAAAAAAAGATTAACATCCCGGCTCAGTATCGCAATATTGGTTATTTATTTCAGGATTATGCCCTTTTCCCTCATATGACTGTGCGGCAAAATGTTCTATATGGTCTGAAGTGCAGGAAGCGCAAGCAGGATAGTACCTCCCGGAACCCACTGGATTTACTTGATTTCTTTGGCGTGGGGCATCTTGTCGACCGTTACACCGACCGGCTTTCCGGCGGTGAGAAACAGCGGGTGGCCCTGGCCAGGGCTCTGGCCGTGCAGCCGCAGCTGCTTTTGTTGGATGAACCATTCAGCGCGTTGGACAAGAGAACCAGGGTTCACCTGAGGCATGAACTAAAAAGCCTGCACCAGCAGTGGCGGATACCTTTTGTTCTGGTAACCCACGATGAGGAAGAAGCCGAATTTCTAGGCGACACGATCCTGGCGCTAGAGAGCGGTTGGACCGGGGAAGATGCCCGGTTGACCGCCGGATGGTCATGGCAGGAATAA
- the modB gene encoding molybdate ABC transporter permease subunit: protein MTFIQSVEWHPVILSLKVALISLIAVSCLGLPLSRLLARREFFGKEALEAVLTLPMVLPPSVLGYGLLMFIGKNGVLGKLLNGMGISIIFTWWAAVLASTVVAFPLMYQSAKAAFNSVDVNCEKAARTLGASEARILFTITLPLAWPGIMAGLVMSFARALGEFGATLMVAGNIPGQTQTIPLAIYFAVEVGDNATAKSLVAIVTAFSLLVIFLANCWGRKNK, encoded by the coding sequence ATGACGTTTATCCAATCAGTTGAATGGCACCCGGTAATTCTGTCTCTTAAGGTTGCTCTAATCTCATTGATCGCGGTTAGTTGTCTGGGGCTGCCGCTGTCCCGGCTGCTGGCCCGCCGGGAGTTCTTCGGCAAAGAGGCGCTGGAAGCGGTTTTAACTTTACCTATGGTGCTGCCGCCTTCTGTATTAGGCTATGGTTTATTAATGTTTATCGGGAAAAACGGTGTATTAGGGAAACTCTTGAACGGTATGGGAATATCGATAATTTTCACCTGGTGGGCGGCGGTACTGGCTTCAACTGTGGTGGCATTCCCGTTAATGTACCAAAGCGCCAAAGCAGCTTTTAATAGTGTGGACGTCAATTGTGAGAAAGCGGCCAGAACTCTGGGCGCCAGTGAAGCAAGGATACTTTTCACTATCACTCTCCCACTGGCCTGGCCGGGCATTATGGCCGGCCTGGTAATGTCCTTCGCCCGGGCGCTGGGTGAGTTCGGCGCCACACTGATGGTGGCGGGCAACATCCCCGGGCAAACACAAACCATCCCGTTGGCCATTTATTTTGCGGTAGAGGTGGGGGATAACGCCACAGCCAAGTCATTGGTAGCTATTGTTACCGCTTTCAGCCTGCTGGTCATTTTCTTGGCTAATTGCTGGGGCAGGAAAAATAAATAA
- the modA gene encoding molybdate ABC transporter substrate-binding protein, protein MRRWQVFLGVVFFSLAVLTGCTGGKEQTPAKAEPVNLVVSAAASLKDAMEELKNVYAAQRPNVNISYNFAASGTLQKQIEEGAPVDIFISAGKPQMSNLDQRGLIVHNSVKDLLGNELVLIAPKDSSLSSIEGLTGGSVARISIGIPETVPAGEYAREALTTLNLWDKLQAKILLAKDVRQVITYVETDNVDAGFVYRSDAVAGKNIKIIAAVPSGLHKNIVYPVAILNSSKHQKEAEEFVNYLQSEEASQVFEKYCFKKLRNDSRV, encoded by the coding sequence ATGAGAAGATGGCAGGTTTTCTTGGGAGTTGTGTTTTTTTCTCTAGCTGTACTTACAGGCTGTACAGGTGGCAAAGAACAAACCCCGGCCAAAGCGGAGCCGGTAAATTTAGTCGTCTCGGCAGCCGCCAGCCTGAAGGACGCTATGGAAGAGTTGAAGAATGTATACGCCGCGCAGCGCCCGAATGTAAATATAAGTTATAATTTTGCCGCGTCCGGAACCCTGCAAAAGCAAATTGAAGAGGGAGCCCCTGTGGATATCTTTATTTCCGCCGGCAAACCGCAAATGTCAAACCTGGACCAGAGGGGGTTGATTGTGCACAATTCCGTTAAAGACCTCCTGGGGAACGAGTTGGTGCTGATAGCGCCGAAAGACAGCAGTCTCTCAAGTATTGAAGGCTTAACCGGTGGTAGTGTGGCCAGAATAAGTATCGGTATCCCGGAAACGGTGCCCGCCGGGGAGTATGCCAGGGAGGCATTAACTACCCTTAATCTCTGGGATAAGCTACAGGCTAAGATACTACTGGCCAAAGATGTGCGCCAGGTGATCACGTATGTGGAAACAGACAACGTGGACGCGGGTTTTGTTTACCGTTCCGATGCCGTAGCCGGCAAGAACATTAAAATTATAGCCGCCGTCCCTTCTGGTTTACATAAAAATATTGTTTACCCCGTGGCTATTCTCAACAGTTCAAAACACCAGAAAGAAGCTGAGGAATTTGTCAACTATCTGCAAAGTGAAGAGGCGTCCCAGGTTTTTGAGAAATACTGTTTTAAAAAGTTAAGGAATGATTCCAGGGTATGA